From a single Candidatus Defluviilinea gracilis genomic region:
- a CDS encoding NUDIX hydrolase, with protein MENNVPLRKKEIANSQKNLDWQSGEVNTSVILENSKLNVKLLRYMITSSNGEFLYDTYSIKESKNNTVVLVRNQKNEIGLVWEWRPIPEKWFWACPRGFADSNDDDNLATAKREMIEEIGNCEVVDSKKIGNLYSNTAFFENPIGLVLLDVEEVETQTNQEEGIADFKFYSKKELLKMIREDKVEDTFTLSAIMRYFALEGL; from the coding sequence GTGGAAAATAATGTACCGTTGAGAAAAAAAGAAATTGCAAATAGCCAAAAAAACCTTGATTGGCAGTCTGGAGAAGTTAACACGAGCGTTATTTTGGAGAACTCCAAACTAAATGTAAAATTGTTGCGCTATATGATTACATCATCGAACGGCGAATTCTTGTATGACACCTATTCAATTAAAGAGTCGAAAAACAATACGGTGGTTTTGGTTCGGAATCAGAAAAACGAAATTGGGCTTGTATGGGAGTGGCGTCCTATTCCAGAAAAATGGTTTTGGGCTTGTCCAAGAGGCTTCGCTGACTCTAATGATGACGACAATCTTGCGACTGCAAAGAGAGAAATGATTGAAGAGATCGGCAATTGCGAAGTTGTCGATAGCAAAAAAATAGGAAATTTATATTCAAACACAGCTTTCTTTGAAAATCCTATTGGTTTGGTTCTTCTTGATGTGGAAGAAGTCGAGACGCAAACAAATCAAGAAGAGGGCATAGCGGATTTCAAGTTTTATTCCAAAAAAGAACTGCTCAAGATGATACGGGAAGACAAGGTTGAAGATACCTTTACGCTTAGCGCGATCATGAGGTATTTTGCGCTTGAAGGGCTCTAG
- a CDS encoding DMT family transporter, which yields MKPKHWLVFILLGAIWSSSFLWIKIGVQEIGPMALTSFRMLFGAITAVAIGVYQKVEWPRDLKTWLIFAALGPASLAVPIFFISWGEQTIDSAVASILNATTPLFTIFIAHFILHDDKMSAQKVLGLLIGFAGTVVLLSEDLLTSARSSILGQAAVIAASIFYAGSAVFARKLTQHVQGTVRGAMPLITSAIFMWIVGPLVEKPFEFPSLPLTWISILWLGILGSGLAVLMLWYLIHEVGPTRATLVTYLFPVGGVILGVIFLNEHLSWQLLAGTALIILSLAVVNWQPSRQAQPAK from the coding sequence TTGAAACCAAAACACTGGCTCGTATTCATCCTCCTCGGCGCGATCTGGAGTTCATCCTTTTTATGGATCAAGATCGGCGTGCAGGAAATCGGTCCCATGGCGTTGACGTCCTTCCGCATGTTGTTCGGCGCCATTACGGCTGTCGCCATTGGCGTCTACCAAAAAGTGGAATGGCCCCGCGATCTGAAAACGTGGCTCATCTTTGCCGCGCTTGGACCTGCCAGCCTTGCCGTCCCCATCTTCTTCATCTCGTGGGGCGAGCAGACGATTGATTCGGCTGTCGCATCGATCCTCAACGCCACCACTCCGTTGTTCACCATCTTCATTGCCCATTTCATTCTGCACGATGATAAGATGAGCGCGCAAAAAGTTCTTGGCTTGTTGATCGGCTTTGCAGGGACGGTCGTTCTCCTCAGCGAAGACCTCCTCACCAGCGCGCGCAGTTCGATCCTTGGGCAAGCCGCCGTGATCGCCGCCTCCATCTTTTACGCGGGGAGCGCGGTCTTCGCGCGCAAACTCACGCAACACGTTCAAGGCACCGTGCGCGGCGCCATGCCTTTGATCACCTCCGCCATTTTCATGTGGATCGTTGGTCCGCTTGTCGAAAAACCGTTCGAGTTCCCATCGTTGCCGCTCACGTGGATTTCGATCCTGTGGCTGGGCATCCTGGGTTCGGGCTTGGCAGTCCTGATGCTTTGGTATTTAATTCATGAAGTGGGTCCCACCCGCGCCACGCTGGTCACGTATCTTTTTCCCGTTGGCGGTGTGATCCTCGGTGTGATATTCTTGAACGAACATCTCTCATGGCAATTGCTGGCTGGCACGGCGCTGATCATTCTCAGCCTCGCCGTGGTCAATTGGCAACCCTCAAGACAGGCGCAACCCGCGAAATGA
- the era gene encoding GTPase Era, which yields MNDFRTGFIAIIGRPNVGKSTLVNALLGQKIAAVSPKPQTTRKRQLGILTSDKYQLVFVDTPGIHKARHKLGEFLNREAEDAFEGMDVILWLVDGSARPNEEDAQIGLVLNKLPRRTSLVLAANKMDSVSAEALSRTLEAYQALARRDAKVVSISATQNQNLNELIELLVSLSPFRAPEFEEDQVTDSYERDIAADLIREACLHKLREEVPHGVGVRIDEFKERENGMLYIGATIFVERDSQKGIVIGEGGKMLKSIGSAARKEIETMGGRPVFLELRVKVLKDWRDDENALQRLGYRMGKKKKRK from the coding sequence ATGAACGATTTCAGAACAGGTTTTATTGCGATCATCGGTCGTCCGAACGTGGGCAAGTCTACTTTGGTGAATGCGTTGCTGGGGCAGAAGATCGCGGCGGTCTCGCCGAAGCCGCAGACCACACGCAAGCGTCAGTTGGGGATACTCACCAGCGACAAGTATCAACTCGTGTTCGTGGACACGCCCGGCATTCACAAAGCGCGGCACAAACTCGGCGAGTTTTTGAACCGCGAAGCCGAAGATGCGTTCGAAGGCATGGATGTGATCCTCTGGCTGGTGGACGGCTCTGCCAGACCCAACGAAGAGGACGCCCAGATCGGACTCGTCCTCAACAAACTCCCGCGTCGGACGTCGCTTGTGCTTGCCGCGAACAAAATGGACTCGGTCTCCGCTGAGGCGTTGAGTCGGACTCTCGAAGCGTACCAAGCGTTGGCGCGGAGAGACGCGAAGGTCGTTTCCATTTCCGCCACGCAGAATCAGAATCTGAATGAGTTGATCGAACTGCTCGTTTCGTTGAGTCCGTTTCGCGCGCCTGAGTTCGAGGAGGATCAAGTCACCGATTCGTATGAGCGCGATATTGCGGCGGACTTGATCCGCGAGGCGTGTTTGCATAAACTGCGCGAGGAAGTGCCACATGGCGTGGGCGTGCGCATTGACGAGTTCAAAGAGCGTGAGAATGGGATGCTGTATATCGGCGCGACGATCTTTGTGGAGCGCGATTCGCAAAAGGGGATCGTGATCGGCGAAGGCGGCAAGATGTTGAAATCTATCGGGAGCGCGGCGCGCAAAGAGATCGAGACGATGGGCGGACGACCCGTGTTTTTGGAATTGCGCGTGAAGGTGCTGAAAGATTGGCGCGACGATGAGAACGCGTTGCAGAGGCTGGGGTATCGGATGGGGAAGAAGAAGAAGCGGAAATAA
- a CDS encoding asparaginase has product MNAPQPLLEVTRGKVVEAIHFGSIAVVDSRGKLIASYGDPHKVAFLRSSAKPFQALPFVEHGGIERFGYTEAELAISCASHIGSAMHAQTVAAMQQKIGIRESQLQCGAHLPEDAPMFKEFILSGRAPTANFNNCSGKHTTMLAYATLRGYALDDYLDIDHPLQQDILASFSDLCLIPTPDISLGVDGCSAPNFAVPLFNAALGMARLCDPRALAEPRAAACKKITTAMTAHPEMISGYGEFDQQLMLAGEGKIVCKRGAEGFQIVGIMPGALGSDSPGMGIALKVADGDASRMGGNLEWRSRARPAVMLEALRQLGVLSTKQEQALAAFGPALEVANHRGIVTGQSRPVFEF; this is encoded by the coding sequence ATGAACGCGCCGCAACCTCTCCTCGAAGTCACGCGCGGCAAGGTTGTCGAAGCCATTCATTTTGGCTCCATCGCGGTTGTTGATTCTCGCGGCAAATTGATCGCATCCTACGGCGACCCTCACAAGGTCGCTTTTTTGCGTTCCAGCGCCAAGCCATTCCAGGCGCTTCCCTTCGTAGAGCATGGCGGCATCGAGCGCTTCGGGTATACCGAGGCTGAGCTTGCCATCTCGTGCGCGTCGCACATCGGCAGCGCCATGCACGCGCAGACCGTCGCCGCGATGCAACAAAAGATCGGCATCCGCGAATCCCAACTACAATGCGGAGCGCACCTACCCGAAGATGCTCCCATGTTCAAGGAATTCATTCTCAGCGGACGCGCCCCCACAGCCAACTTCAACAACTGCTCGGGAAAACACACCACCATGCTGGCATACGCAACCCTGCGGGGCTATGCGCTGGATGATTACCTCGACATCGACCATCCCCTTCAACAGGACATCCTCGCTTCTTTCTCCGATTTATGCCTGATCCCCACCCCCGACATTTCCCTCGGCGTGGATGGATGCTCCGCGCCGAATTTTGCGGTTCCGCTGTTCAATGCCGCGCTCGGCATGGCGCGTTTGTGCGACCCGCGCGCGCTGGCTGAGCCTCGCGCCGCCGCGTGTAAAAAGATCACTACGGCGATGACGGCTCATCCCGAAATGATCAGCGGCTACGGCGAATTCGACCAGCAACTGATGCTGGCGGGAGAGGGAAAGATCGTGTGCAAGCGCGGCGCGGAAGGATTCCAAATTGTCGGCATAATGCCCGGCGCGCTGGGGAGCGATTCCCCGGGCATGGGCATCGCGTTGAAAGTGGCGGATGGCGATGCCTCGCGTATGGGAGGAAATCTTGAATGGCGCAGTCGCGCGCGCCCGGCGGTGATGCTGGAAGCCCTGCGTCAACTGGGTGTCCTCTCCACGAAACAGGAGCAGGCTTTGGCGGCGTTTGGACCCGCGCTCGAGGTCGCGAATCACCGGGGAATCGTCACAGGTCAATCGCGACCGGTGTTTGAATTTTAG
- a CDS encoding nucleotidyltransferase domain-containing protein, whose product MSELKEGLTRIYGDTLKAVYLYGSYARGDYRDGSDVDVMILLSDYQDYWKEWGRSSDYVSDVSLEYDVTISCILIKEIQWKQSEKPVLYNIRREGLPA is encoded by the coding sequence ATGAGCGAACTGAAAGAAGGTCTCACCCGCATATACGGGGATACGTTGAAAGCCGTCTATTTGTACGGATCATACGCGCGCGGAGATTACCGCGATGGCTCAGATGTGGATGTGATGATTTTGTTGTCCGATTATCAGGATTATTGGAAAGAATGGGGACGTTCCAGTGATTACGTCAGTGATGTGTCGCTTGAATATGACGTTACGATAAGTTGCATCCTCATCAAAGAAATACAATGGAAACAGTCTGAGAAGCCAGTGTTATACAACATTCGCAGAGAAGGATTGCCTGCATGA
- a CDS encoding HEPN domain-containing protein, which translates to MKEHSSKLLAKALDTIEGAEGLLNMGKEEIAAGRAYYAMFYVAEALLFEIGLQFSQHGQVIAAYGKHFAKTKELDPKFHRWLRGGFDTRISGDYDVDAEISRELAAELINQAREFLEAAQQYLK; encoded by the coding sequence ATGAAGGAACATTCCAGCAAACTGCTTGCCAAAGCATTGGATACGATTGAGGGCGCGGAGGGTTTGCTGAATATGGGGAAGGAAGAGATAGCCGCGGGACGCGCATATTACGCAATGTTCTATGTCGCCGAAGCATTGTTGTTTGAAATCGGCTTGCAATTCAGCCAACACGGTCAGGTCATTGCGGCATATGGAAAACACTTTGCGAAAACCAAAGAACTCGACCCAAAATTTCATCGCTGGCTCAGAGGTGGATTCGACACCCGCATTTCTGGCGATTATGATGTTGATGCTGAAATCAGCAGGGAACTTGCGGCAGAGTTGATCAATCAGGCGCGCGAATTCCTTGAAGCCGCGCAACAATATCTGAAATAA
- a CDS encoding phospholipid carrier-dependent glycosyltransferase, whose protein sequence is MNPKPEKTFLERYESLLPIALFLVFLAFTLPGIAWGPWHPDEIVVRSIKALYGEWKFSEINFNYPDLPQYAMYFLGRIILALGYSDGEILIASRVLSAVLAGATIPLTYMIVRRAGGSIPLAGLSGLFLLCVSELSFNGRFAHNDTYTVFFITLSTLGMVTYVITDRRGWLYASFVAVGMAASSKYTGIGFIPALILVYFILQFKNLKKDWFTIGETLFISGALAFLGFAFGTPKALTWMAYFFKRVFAALEWQATWGQHEGSARGLTGQFPMAQGTLGTALYYLFIAAVIWAVYRVIREYRSKELNRTSQAGFFGILLLGIFFLDLPVMISYNYQPRYLLTFMPMLAILAAYFVSEIYTRVKQFGKPIYATAVIVIVGAVVFYSFARMVSIAMLFMNDARIPATDFMKTLQPGTSLEHTNYPPNYADGFFEREHNYPLHIQMGATDTPPIDKPYEFNKAEEGLLERGTDYLIVDSFTASRFNDSYVCDQLPNECDFFKQLATGGSEHYHLIAEFSYSLPWYLPQVQVAIANPSIRIYERIK, encoded by the coding sequence ATGAATCCCAAACCCGAAAAAACGTTTCTGGAAAGATACGAATCCCTCCTGCCGATCGCGTTGTTTCTGGTTTTCCTTGCGTTCACCTTGCCCGGTATTGCATGGGGACCGTGGCACCCCGATGAGATCGTTGTCCGCTCGATCAAGGCGTTATACGGCGAGTGGAAGTTCAGCGAGATCAACTTCAACTACCCCGACCTGCCACAGTATGCGATGTATTTCCTGGGGAGAATCATCCTCGCGCTTGGATATTCGGATGGGGAAATCCTGATCGCTTCGCGCGTCCTTTCGGCTGTTCTCGCAGGCGCGACGATTCCCCTGACGTACATGATCGTCCGCCGCGCGGGAGGGAGCATTCCCCTCGCAGGCTTGAGCGGGCTCTTCCTCCTGTGCGTCAGCGAACTCTCGTTCAATGGGCGTTTCGCGCACAACGATACGTATACCGTCTTCTTTATCACCTTATCAACGCTGGGTATGGTCACATACGTGATAACAGACCGGCGTGGCTGGTTGTACGCATCGTTCGTCGCTGTCGGCATGGCGGCATCGAGCAAATACACAGGAATCGGATTCATCCCTGCTTTGATTCTGGTGTACTTCATTCTGCAATTCAAAAACCTGAAAAAAGACTGGTTCACCATCGGCGAGACGCTGTTCATCAGCGGCGCGCTCGCCTTTTTAGGGTTTGCCTTCGGCACACCCAAAGCGTTGACGTGGATGGCGTACTTCTTCAAACGAGTCTTTGCCGCGCTCGAATGGCAGGCAACGTGGGGGCAACACGAAGGAAGCGCGCGCGGACTCACCGGTCAATTCCCGATGGCGCAAGGGACTCTTGGAACAGCGTTGTATTATCTCTTCATCGCCGCCGTGATTTGGGCGGTCTATCGCGTGATACGCGAATATCGAAGCAAGGAATTAAACCGCACATCGCAAGCGGGCTTCTTCGGAATATTGTTACTTGGAATTTTCTTCCTCGACCTGCCTGTGATGATCTCCTACAACTACCAGCCGCGCTATTTATTGACGTTCATGCCCATGCTCGCCATCCTTGCGGCATATTTTGTTTCAGAAATTTATACTCGCGTGAAGCAATTTGGAAAACCGATCTATGCAACAGCAGTCATTGTTATCGTTGGCGCGGTCGTGTTCTATTCGTTCGCGCGGATGGTCAGCATCGCGATGTTATTCATGAACGACGCGCGCATCCCTGCAACGGATTTTATGAAAACCCTGCAACCCGGCACATCGCTCGAACATACGAATTATCCGCCGAACTATGCCGATGGATTCTTCGAGCGCGAGCATAACTACCCGCTTCATATTCAAATGGGCGCAACGGACACGCCTCCCATCGACAAACCGTACGAGTTCAACAAAGCCGAAGAGGGACTGCTTGAGCGCGGAACGGATTACCTGATCGTGGACAGTTTCACCGCCAGCCGCTTCAACGATTCCTATGTGTGCGACCAACTTCCGAATGAATGTGACTTTTTCAAACAACTTGCCACAGGTGGGAGCGAGCATTATCATCTCATCGCGGAGTTCAGCTATTCCCTGCCGTGGTATTTGCCGCAGGTGCAAGTTGCGATAGCGAATCCCAGCATCCGCATCTACGAGCGAATCAAATGA